GCATCCACGGCGGGGGGTTGCGCAGCAGACCCGCGTGGTAGTCGAAGGCCGCGCCGACGGCCATCATCGGCATGTCCAGCAGCGGGCGCATCGCGTACGTGAAGATCTCCTGGCGGGGGCAGCCGAGCCCGACCAGGACGAGCCGGGCCCCGCTGGCCTTGATCCGGTCGGCGATCTCGACGTCCTCGCCCGGCTGGACCTGGCGGAACTTCGACGGCTCCATCCCGGCGATCTTGATGCCGGGGAACATCCGCTCCAACGCCGGCACCAGTCGGGCCAGGGTCTCCTCGGTGGAGCCGTACAGGTAGACCGGCAGGCCCTCGTCGGCGAAGCGGTGCAGCACGTGCAGGGTCAACTGCGGGCCGTAGACCCGGTCCGACAGTTCGGCGCGGTGCAGCAGGTTGAGCGCCCAGCGCACCGGCTGCCCGTCCGGGGTGACCACGTCGAAGGAGTTCAGCCGGGCGTTGTGGGCCGGGTCGAGTACCCCGGTCATCACGCCGTGCACGGCCAGCGCGGTCAGCGCCAGCGGGCGACGGTCCCGGGCGGCGGAGACCACCTCCTCGGTGGCCGAGGCGTAGTCGGTGGCGTCGACCATGACGCCCAACACGTTCCGCTTGGTCTGGGTACTCACGCCGGCACCCACTTGCCGACGTTGGCCTCGTGGATCTCTCGCATGATCATCGGTACGTCGTACACCTGTTTCCAGTCGGGGTAGTCAGTCTGGAACGCCTCGTTCGAGCCGATCCACCACTTGTGGTCGCCGATCCGGTTGGCCTCGACGTACTCGGTGCGCATCTCCTCGCCGGTGATCTGCTCGGCCAGTGCGAACGCCTCGCGGTTGGAGGTGTTGGAGTGCCGGCCACCGCCGAGGTTGTAGACCGCCGCCGAGCGCGGGTTGCGGAAGAAGGCCTCGAACGCCGAGACCACGTCCGAGCTGTGGATCGCGTCCCGGACCTGCTTGCCCTGGTACCCGAAGATCTTGTACGTCCGGCGTTCCATGTTGGCCCGCATCACGTACCCGAGGAAACCGTGCAGCTCGGTCGCGGAGTGCGCCGGGCCGGTCAGCGTGCCGCCCCGGAAGCAGGCGGTACGCATGCCGAAGTACCGGCCGTACTCCTGCACCATCACGTCGGCGGCGACCTTCGAGGCCCCGAAGACCGAGTGCAGGCAGGCGTCGATCGACATGTCCTCCCGGATGCCCTGCTCGTACGGGTGCCCCGGCTCGATCTCCCACCGGGTCTCCCGCTCCACCAGCGGCAGGCTGTTCGGGCGGTCGCCGTAGACCTTGTTGGTCGAGCAGTGGATCACCGGCGTCTCGACGCAGTGTTCCCGGACGTTCTGCAGCACGTTCAGCGTGCCGCCGGCGTTGACGTCGAAGTCGGTGAAGGGATCGCGCACCGCCCAGTCGTGCGACGGCTGCGCGGCAGTGTGGATCACCACAGCGATCTCGCGGCCGTACCGCGCGAAGAGCTTCGCCATCGAGTCCCGGTCGCGGATGTCGATGCTGTGGTGCGAGTACGCCGACCCCAGCTCGTCGGTGAGCTGACGGACGTTCCAGGCGGTCGACGCCTCGGCGCCGAAGAACTCCTGGCGCATGTCGTTGTCGATGCCGACGACGTCCAGACCGAGGCCGGCGAAGTGTCGTACCGCCTCTGATCCGATCAGACCGCCGGATCCGGTCACCAACGCGACACTCACTCGCCACTCCTGGGTTCGGACGCTGGAGAAACCACCGGAGCATAGCGCGGTGTCCGATACGCCCCAGCGTGGAGCTTGGCCGGCCGTCCCGCCCCGACCTACCCCCGTGGCGGCCGGCCTAACGGGTGGCGTCGCCCGGAACGAAGCAGGGGCCCCGCATCGCTGCGGAGCCCCTGCTCAGTGGTGGGGATGGGGGGAGTTGAACCCCCACGTCCTTTCGGACACACGGACCTGAACCGTGCGCGTCTGCCATTCCGCCACATCCCCGTGGCATGACCCGGAACACCCTAGCCGCTGCGGTCCCGCTGTCTCCAGCGAGCCCGGCAGATACTACGCTGTCCCTGGCGCTTGCCACGATCGGTTACCGTTCGTGGCGGACGAAAGAGTAGCACGACAGCATTGGCCCGTCCGAGCGGGCCGACGACAGGCGGCCGAGCGGCGTGTGAGCTGCGCGCGCTTCGGCCGGATACCATCATGTCCTCGGGACCCGAGGAGGAGCCGGTGAGCGTGCTGCAACGCTTCGAGAAGCGACTGGAAGGCCTGGTCGAAGGGGCCTTCGCCAAGGTCTTCAAAGGGGTGGTCCACCCCGTGGAGATCCTCAACGCCATGCAGCGGGAGGCCGAGGCGCACAAGGCGATCCTGGCCGGTGGGCGCACGTTGGTGCCCAACCGCTACGTGATCGATCTCTCGCCGTACGACCACAGCAGGTTGGCACCGTACGCCGCCGCACTGGCCCAGGAGCTGGCCCAGTCGCAGGCGGAGTTCATCGGTGAGCAGGCCTGGACGGTCTACGGCGACGTGATCGTCGAGATCGAGCGGGGCGAGGGCCTGGACACCGGTATGTTCCGGGTCACCGCCGAGGTCTACACCGGGGGTGACGTCGCCCCGGTCTCGGCCCCCGGCTACGACCAGGGCGGATACGACGCCGGCCCGCCCGGTTACCCCTCCTACGACCAGGGTGGTGGCTACGGCCCGCCACCCGGGCACGGTGGCGGTCGCAACGTGCGACTGGTCTCCGGCGACGGCCGTACCTATCCCCTGCAGATGGGTTCGACGGTGATAGGGCGTGGTGATCAGGCCAACCTGCGACTGCCGGACGTCGGCATCTCCCGGCGACACGCCCGGCTGGACTTCGACGGTGGGCAGGTTGTGCTGACCGACCTCGGATCGACCAACGGCACCATGGTCAACGGGCAGCGGGTCTCCGCCGTCGCGCTGAACCCCGGTGACATGATCCAGCTCGGCACCACCACGCTCACCTTCCGCGTGGACGGCTAGCCGCCTTGCCGGAACTCGTCATCACGGTCGCCCGGTTCGGGTTCCTGATCCTGCTCTGGATCTTCGTCTTCACGGTGGTCGGTGTGATCCGTCGGGACCTCTTCGCGGGTGCCCGGTCGGGTCGACTGGTGGCCGCGCCGCGTGCGGTGGGTGCCTCGACCGGACAGCCGCCGGCCAAGCAGGCGAAGGTCAAGCGGGGCAGGGCCGCGCACCAGTTGGTGGTGACCGCCGGTCAGCTGGCCGGCACCCGAATCACCCTGGGCGAGGCCCAGATCACCATCGGTCGGGCCGAGGACTCCACGCTCGTCATCACCGACGACTACGCCTCGGCGCGACACGCCCGACTGCTGCCGCGTGACGGGCAGTGGTTCGTCGAGGACCTCGGATCGACTAACGGCACCTACCTCGATCGCGCTAAGGTCACCGGACCAACCCCCGTCCCCCTCGGCGTGCCGATCCGGATCGGCCGCACCTCTCTCGAATTACGGCCATGACTCTGACCCTGCGCTATGCGGCCCACAGCGACCGCGGTCTGATCCGAGACGGAAACCAGGACTCCGTCTACGCCGGGCCGCGGCTTCTCGCCGTCGCCGACGGCATGGGCGGCATGGCCGCCGGTGACGTCGCCAGCAACATCGTCATCGGTGCCCTGGCGCCGCTCGACGAGGACGTCCCCGGGGACGCGCTCGTCGACGCGTTGCGTTCCGCCGTCGGCACCGCCAACCAACAGCTCCGCGACACCGTGGAGGCCAATCCCCAACTGGAGGGGATGGGCACCACGCTGACCGCGACCCTCTTCTCCGGCAGCAAGATCGGGATGGTCCACATCGGGGACTCCCGGGCCTACCTGCAGCGCAACGGCGAGTTCGCGCAGATCACCAAGGACGACACGTACGTCCAGATGCTCGTCGACGAGGGGCGGATCAGCCCCGAGGAGGCGAGCAGCCACCCGCAGCGGTCCCTGCTCACCCGGGCGCTGGACGGCCGCGACATCGACCCGGAGTACAGCGTCCGCCAGGTGCTCACCGGCGACCGCTACCTGATCTGCAGCGACGGCCTCTCCGGTGTGGTCAGTGCCGAGACCATCGCCGACACCATGCGGGAGTACACCGACCCGCAGCAGTGCGTCGAGCGGCTGGTGCAACTCGCGCTGCGCGGCGGTGGCCCGGACAACATCACGGTCATCATCGCCGACGCCACCGACCGGGACATCGTCGAGGCGGCCCCGATCGTGGGTGGCGCCGCCGCCCGGGACCGGGGGATGGCCACCTCCGCCGACGTCTCCACGCCGGCCGCCCGGGCCTCGGCGCTCTCCGCCCCCCGACCGCCGGCGCCGGAGGACTCCTCGAACAGCCGGGACGACGAGCCGGAGCGCCCCAAGCGCCGTCCGGTCCGTACCGCCGCGATGCTGGCGGCGTTGCTTGTCATCCTCGGTGGTGGCCTCTTCGCCGGGTGGAGCTACACCCAGCGGCAGTACTACGTCGGAGCCACCGACGAGGGGCAGCTCGCCGTCTTCCGGGGGGTGCCCGGCCAGGTAGCCGGAATGGACCTGTCCACCCTGCACTCCACCAGCCCGGCCCGGCTGGACGATCTCACCCTGGCCGCCCAGGAGCAGGTCAAGCAGGGCATCCAGGCCAGCAACGAGCCGGACGCCGTCCGTCGACTGGCCGACCTGACCAACGACGACCCGACCAACCCGAACCTCAAGCCGGTCTGCCCGCCGAGCCCGGTGCCGACCCCGGAGGTCACCGCCTCCCCCGAAGCGCCGGCCTCGCCGGCGGCCAGCGGACGGCCGACCCCCCGGGGCACGGCGGCCAGCCCGTCCCGACCGGCCCCGACCCCCACGCCCGAGGTGCTCCCCTCCGACCTGGCCCCGCCGGTGCTCGACCCGGCGGGCTGCCGGCCGGCCGAGTGAGCGCCGGCACCAACCCTAGGGACGACGCGTGACCGCAGCGGCCAACCCGGCAAGCTCGCCCGTGACGACGGGCGGGCAGTCCGGCGTACGCCTCGCCCGGTCCCGGCGCAACTCCGAGCTGTGGCTGCTCCTGCTGGCGATGGTGCTGGTCGCCGCCTACCAGGCGACCATCGAGGCGACGCTGCTCGACACGATCACCGCGGACTTCTGGATCCCGGCGGCGGCGCTGGGTGCGGTCTTCCTCGGTCTGCACCTGGTCATCCGGTTCCTGGCCCCGTTCGCCGATCCGGCCCTGCTGCCGGCGGTCGCCCTGCTCAACGGCATCGGGGTGGGCTACCTGCGCCGGATCGACCTGGACAACGCCGCACCGGCCCAACGGGACGACCTGGCCATCTTCGCCGGCATCGGTGGCCGGCAGCTCGCCTGGACGCTGATCTCGGTGCTCCTCGCCGCCGGGCTGCTCGCGCTGGTGCGCGACCACCGCTCGGTCTCCCGGTACGCGTACACCCTGGGGCTGGCCGGCATCGTGCTGGTGCTGATCCCGGCGGTGCTGCCGGCGAGCATGTCGGAGATCAACGGCGCGAAGCTCTGGATCCGGATCGGCAGCTTCTCCATCCAGCCCGGTGAGTTCGCCAAGCTGGCGCTGCTGGTCTTCTTCGCCTACTACCTGGTCCGCAAGCGGGAGGTGCTCTCGCTGGCCAGTCGGCGCTTCCTCGGCGTCGACTTCCCCCGGGGCCGCGACCTCGGTCCGGTCCTGGTGGTCTGGGCCGTCAGCCTCATGGTGCTCATCTTCCAGAAGGACCTGGGCACCTCGCTGCTGTACTTCGGCATGTTCGTGGTGACCCTCTACATCGCCACCGAACGGGTCAGCTGGCTGATCATCGGTCTGCTGCTCTTCTCCGTCGGGGCCTACCTGGCGTACTTCCTCGGCAGCACCGTCGGCGGCCCGTTCGCCAACTTCTACGTCCGGGCCGAGATCTGGCTGGACCCGTTCGCCGACCCCACCGACAAGGGTTACCAACTGGTCCAGGGGCTGCTCGCGCTCGGCACCGGCGGGCTCTTCGGTGCCGGTCCGGGCGGCGGTGAGCCGGGCATCCTCCCCGAGGTGGAGAACGACTTCATCTTCGCCGGCATCGGCGAGGAGATCGGCCTGTTCGGGCTCTCCGCGCTGCTCGTGGTCTACCTGCTGATCGTGGTACGCGGCCTGCGGGCCGCCCTGGAGGTCCGGGACTCGTTCGGCAAGCTCGTCGCCGGTGGTCTCTCCTTCACCCTCGGTCTGCAGGTCTTCGTGATCGTCGGTGGGATCAGCGGTCTCATCCCGCTCACCGGCCAGACCACCCCGTTCCTGTCCGCCGGTGGCTCGTCGCTGATGGCGAACTGGCTGCTCATCGCGGTGCTGCTGCGGGTCTCCGATGCGGCCCGCCGTCCGGTCGTCACCGGTGGTGGGCCGTCCGCCCGACCCGGTGGCGGCCCGCCGGAGCAGTTGCACGGCGCCAAGACGGAGGTGATCCGCCCGTGAACGCACCCCTGCGTCGTGTCGGTGTGGTGGCTATGGTCCTGTTCGGCCTGCTCTTCGCCAACCTGAACTGGGTCCAGGCGTACAAGGCCGACGACTACCGCACCAGCGACTACAACGGTCGGGTCCAGGTCGCCGAGTACGAGCGCCGGCGCGGCAACATCGAGGCCGGCGGGACGGCCCTGGCGACCAGCAAGGCCACCGACGGCAACCTGAAGTACCTGCGTACCTACCCGGCCGGGGCGCAGTACGCCCACGTGCTCGGCTACAAGCCGGTGAACCTCGGTGACACCGGCATCGAGCGGCTGGAGAACGACTTCCTCGCCGGTACCAGCGACCAGTTGATCGCCAACCGGGTGAAGGACATGTTCACCGGGGACGAGAGCGGCGGCGGCAACGTGCTGCTCACCCTCTCCCGGCAGGCGCAGAAGGCCGCGTACGAGGGGCTGCGCGAGAACCGCAACAACGTGAGCAAGGGTGCGGCGATCGCCATCGACCCGCGTACCGGCGCGGTGCAGGCGCTGGTCTCCATGCCGAGCTTCGACCCTAACCCGCTGGCCAGCCACGACACCCGGGAGGCCAGCGCGGCGTACAACAAGCTGGAGCAGGACGAGGACGGTCCGCTGCGCAACCGGGCGTTGGCCGAGGTCCTGCCGCCGGGCTCCACCTTCAAGATCGTGGTGGCCGCCGCCGCGCTGGAGGACGGGGTTGGTCAGCAGACCCAGATCCCGGCCGGGTCGAGCTGGCGGGCCTCCACCGGCGGTAACACGATCACCAACGCCGCACCGTCGATCTGCCCCGAGCGGCAGGTCACCCTGCTCAACGCGGTCACCGAGTCGTGCAACACCGGCTTCGCCCAGCTCGGCGTCCGGCTCGGCGCCGAGACGATCAAGGAGAAGGCCCGGCAGTTCGGCTTCGAGCAGGAGGACCTCACCGTCGGGCACCTCGGCGAGGGGGGCGTCCCGGTGGCGGCCAGCCGGACCGGCGACATCCAGAACCCCGACGGCGGAACCGACGAGGCGGCACTCGGCCAGTCCTCGATCGGCCAGCGGGACGTCCGGATGACCCCGTTGCAGGGCGCGCTGATCGCCGGCGCGGTCGCCAACGGCGGTAGCCAGATGCGGCCGCACCTGGTCCGCCAGCTCCTCGCCCCGGACCGCACCACCACCTACTACACCGCCAAGCCGCGCGAGCTGCGTCAGCCGGTGAGCGGGCAGGTCGCCGGCGACCTGCGGGACATGATGGTCAACGTGGTCCGGGAGGGCACCGGCCGCAACGCCGCGTTCCGCGGCTACACCGTCGGCGGCAAGACCGGTACCGCCCAGTCCGGCCCGGACACCCGCGACCACGGCTGGTTCATCGGCTTCGCGCTGGACAAGAACGGTACGCCGGTCTCCGCGGTCTGCGTGGTGCTGGAGGAGGCCGGGCCGGGCGGCAGCGCCGAGGCGGCGCGGATCGCCGGCCAGATAATGCAGGCGGCCGTCGCCGACACGGGGGGCCGCTGACATGCTCAGCCCTGGCGTTCAGCTCGGCAACCGGTACCGCCTCGACGAGCGGATCGCCAGCGGTGGCATGGGTGATGTCTGGCGCGGCACCGACCAGGTCCTCGGTCGTACGGTGGCGGTCAAGAGCCTGCTCCCCGCGCTGATGGACGATCCGGGCTTCGCCGAGCGGTTCCGGGGCGAGGCCCGGACCATGGCCACCATCAACCACCCGGGGGTCGTCGACGTCTACGACTTCGGCAGCGACCAGCAGATCGCCTTCCTGGTGATGGAGTACGTCGAGGGTGACGCCCTCGCCGCCACCCTCAACCGGGTCGGCCGGCTCACCCCGGCCCGGACGATGGCCCTGGTCGCGCAGGCCGCCGACGCGTTGCACGCCGCGCACGAGAAGGGCATCGTGCACCGGGACGTGAAGCCGGGCAACCTGCTGGTCCGCCCGAACGGCACCCTGGTGCTCACCGACTTCGGTATCGCGCGCTCGGACATGGTGGGGCAGCTGACCGCCGCTGGATCGGTGCTCGGCACCGCGTCGTACATCTCGCCGGAGCAGGCCACCGGCGCGGTCGCCACGCCCGCCTCCGACGTGTACGCCCTCGGTGTGGTCGCGTACCAGTGCCTGGCCGGCCGGCGCCCGTTCGAGGGTGACAACCCGCTGGAGATCGCCATGAAGCACGTCCGGGACAATCCCCGGGCGCTGCCCCGCGACATCCCGCCACCGGTCCGTTCGATCGTGGAACGGGCCATGGCCAAGGACCCGAAGGCGCGGTGGCAGAGCGCCGCCGCGCTGGCCGGGGTGGCCCGCCAGGCCAAGCAGCTACTGTCCCAGCAGAACCGGGGCGGCGGTCCCGCCGGTCCGATCTCCGCCGCTCCGGCCTCGCCGGCCGCGCCGCCGCCCGGCCGGGCCCAGGTGCCCGCCCGGCAGCAGCCCCGCCCGCCGGTCTCGGCCCAGCCGCTCTCACCCGTGGCCCAGCAGCACGGAGCCCAGCAGCACCGGCCGCCGGCGGCCCAGCAACACGGTTCGCCCGCGGCCCAGCAGTATCGGCCGCCGGCGGCGCAGCAGCTCCGCCCACCCGGGATGGCCCAGCAGCATCGCCCGCAGCCGGCGCTTCCGCAGCCCCGGCCGCCGATCGTGGCCCGCCCGCCGGCCGGGGCCCACCTGCCGGGTCCGCTGGCCGGGCAGCCCGCCCGCCCGCAGCAGCCGCAGCGGGCACCCTCGACCCCGCCGCAGGGTTTCCCGCCGAACCAGCATCCGATGCCGCAACCCCCCGGACGTCCCCTCGGGTACGCTCGGCCGCCGGCGCCCCAGGCCGCCCCGCGCCGGTCCAGCTCCGCGATGGTGCTGATCGTCATCCTGCTGGCCGCGGTGGTCCTGCTCTGCTCCGGAATTGTCACCTACTCCAACAAGATGGCGCTGGCCGGGGAGCCGGCCGTACCGAGCGTCACGGTCGGTGTGCTGGCTGGCGGTGGACGCGACGATCCGGCCCAGACGCCGTACCGTCGGATGGAACGGATCCTGCCGGTGGACGGCGACACGACGACGAGCGAAGGACGACAGACGCGATGACAGCGCAGGCCCGCCTGCTCGGTGGCCGGTACCAGGTCGGCGAGCTGCTCGGCTACGGCGGCATGGCTGAGGTCCATCGTGGCCGGGACCTGCGCCTCGGCCGGGACGTCGCGATCAAGATGCTCCGGACCGACCTGGCCCGGGACGCCACCTTCCAGATGCGGTTCCGTCGGGAGGCGCAGAACGCCGCGTCCCTCAACCACCCGGCGATCGTCGCGGTCTACGACACCGGTGAGGAGATCGCCCCGACCGGCGAGACCCTGCCGTTCATCGTGATGGAGTTCGTCAACGGACGGACCCTCAAGGAGGTGCTCGGCGCCGAGGGCCGGCTGCAGCCGCGTCGGGCGCTGGAGATCTGCGCCGACATGGCCGCCGCCCTGGAGTTCAGCCACCGGCACGGGATCATCCACCGGGACATCAAGCCGGGCAACGTGATGCTCACCCAGACCGGCCAGGTCAAGGTGATGGACTTCGGCATCGCCCGGGCGCTGGCCAGCGGGGCCACCACGATGACGCAGACCAGCGCGGTCATCGGCACCGCCCAGTACCTCTCGCCCGAGCAGGCCCGGGGCGAGGCCGTCGACGCCCGCTCCGACGTGTACGCCGGCGGCTGCGTCCTCTTCGAGCTGGTCTGCGGCCACCCGCCGTTCGTCGGTGACAGCCCGGTAAGCGTCGCCTACCAGCACGTACGTGAGCAGCCGCCGACGCCGAGCGACATCAACCCGGACGTCACGCCGGCGATCGACGCGATCGTGCTGAAGGCGCTGTCGAAGAACCCGCTCAACCGCTACCAGAGCGCCGGTGAGATGCGGGCGGACCTGCTCCGCGCGGCGGCCGGCCGGCCGGTGCTGGCCACCCCGGTACTGCGCGAGGACGAGACCACCCAGCTCGCCCCGCAGGCGGCCGCGGCCGGGTACCCGGCTGCCGGTGGCCCCGCCACCACCCGGCAGGTACCGGCCCGGGTAGGTGACCCGCAGCGGCGGCGTACCTCGTCCTGGTTGATCGCGGTCTTCGCCGCGGTCGGGGTGCTGGCGGTGATCGCCCTGGTCGCCGCGCTGATGCAGAACCGGGAGCCCGAGGACACCCGGATCGCGGTGCCGACCATGGCCGGTAAGCAACAGGCTGCGGCCGTCACCGAGCTGCGCGCCGCCGGCTTCAATCCGGTGATCGGCGAGCCGGTCTTCGACAGCAACTGCACCGAGAACACCGTCACCAGGCAGACCCCGCCGGCCGGCACCAGGCTGGAGCGAAACGAGACGGTGACGATCCAGATCTGCGGCGGCAAGCCCGAGGTCGAGATCCCCAACGGGCTGGTCAACTCCCAGTTCGAGAACGTCGAGCAGCAGCTCGACGACCTGGGCCTCGACGTCGAGCGCAAGGACGTCAACAGCGCCCAGCCCAAGGGGATCGTCACCAAGGTCACCCCGGGCGAGGGGACGAAGGTCGCCGAGGGTGCCGAGGTCGTGGTGGAGGTCTCCCGGGGCAACATCCGGCAGGTGCCGAACGTCGACGGGATGACCCGGGACCAGGCCAAGCGGGAGCTGGAACGAGCCGGTTACAAGGTCAGGGTCGTCGACGGCGAGGAGGTCCCGGCGGCACAGGCCGGTCGGGTCAGCGGGCAGAACCCGGCCGCCGGCCGGTCCCTGCAGACCGGCGAGACGGTGACCATCGAGGTAAGCGTCGAGGAGCCCGAGCCCGAGCCGGACCCGACCTCGGAGAGCCCGGATCCGCCGGAGCCGACGCCGACGCCGACCGCCCCGGGCGACGGTGGTGGCGAGGGTGGCGGCCTGCCCCGCGTCGTCTCCCCGCCGGCCCGCTTCACCGACTGACCGATCGTTGCTCGCCGGGTCACCGAGGGTGGCCCGGCGGGTCGTGGGTCGGTCCGGTGCGGCCGGTCAGGTCGCGGGACGGTCAGGCGGTGGCGAAGGCGGCCAGCCGGCGGGCGTCGACCTCGGCGGCCAGTTCGGGGGCGCGCTCCAGGGCCGCCGGGTGCCCGCAGGCGGACAGCCAGTTCGCCAGCATCAGGTGACCGCCCTCGGTGAGCACCGACTCGGGGTGGAACTGGACCCCCTCGATCGGGAGAGTGCGGTGACGCATCGCCATCACCACCCCGGAGTCGGTCCAGCCGGTGACCTCCAGCTCCTGCGGGAGGGTCTCCGGCAGGACGGTGAGCGAGTGGTACCGGGTCGCGGTGAACGGATCCGGCAGCCCGGCCAACACCCCGACCGAGCTGTGCCGCACCTCGGAGGTCTTGCCGTGCAGCAGCTCGGGGGCGCGGGCCACGGTGGCCCCGAACGCCTCCCCGATCGCCTGGTGACCGAGGCAGACGCCGAAGATCGGCAGCTCGCCGGCGTACCGGCGGATGACGTCCAGGCAGATCCCGGCCCGGTCCGGACTGCCCGGCCCCGGTGAGAGCAGTACGCCGGCCGCCCCGAGCCGCCCCACCTCGGCGAGGTCGATCTCGTCGTTGCGCCGGACCTCGCACTCGACACCGAGCTGGCCGAGGTACTGCACCAGGTTGAAGACGAACGAGTCGTAGTTGTCGATCACCAGAACGCGCATCTCGTCACCGGTCCGGGGAGGGTGGGGTGTTGTTCTGCTCGGTGTCGTACGGCAGGTCGTGATCGTCACCGGCGGGGGCGTCCTCGCCGGGCAGGTCCGGGTTGCCGCCGGCCGGCCCACCGGTGTCCCCGGTCGGCTGCTCGACCTGTACGTCGTCGAAGGGCAGCAACGGCTCGGCCCACGGGAAGATCACGTACCAGAGCAGGGCGACGGTCGCCGTCGCCAGCATGACGCTGCCGAGCAGTTTGCCCGGCACCCCGAACGGCAGCTTGCGCCAGATCCACGCGTACACCGGCTCAGCCCTCCAGCTCCGACGGGCGCCCCTCGGACTTGGCCATCTTGCGGTCGAGTTCGGCGTGCACGATCAGCCGTTCGTAGTTGTCGAACTTGGGGTTGCAGGTGGTCAGGGTGAGCATGGCCTGGGTCGGCTTGGCCCGGGGCCGGCCCGGCACCGGGGCCACCACCTCGACCTGCGACGGCTTCACGATGTGGTTCTTCGACACCCGGTAGACGAACCAGGTGGTCTTGGACTCGGCGACGATGACGTCCCCGTTGTTGAGTTCGTCGAGTCGCCAGAAGGTGGCCCTGTTGCGGTGTCCGGCGACGGAGAAGTTGCCGACCTGGCCGGGCATGGCGCTGTCCGGGTAGTGGCCGGGGGCGTACCGGATGTCCTTCTGGCTCACCCCCTCGACCACGATCCAGCTCTTGTCGAGCTTGGGGATGTAGAGGCCGGCGATCGGCTTGCCCTCCACCGGTGGCTTCGGGGT
Above is a window of Micromonospora yangpuensis DNA encoding:
- a CDS encoding aminodeoxychorismate/anthranilate synthase component II; protein product: MRVLVIDNYDSFVFNLVQYLGQLGVECEVRRNDEIDLAEVGRLGAAGVLLSPGPGSPDRAGICLDVIRRYAGELPIFGVCLGHQAIGEAFGATVARAPELLHGKTSEVRHSSVGVLAGLPDPFTATRYHSLTVLPETLPQELEVTGWTDSGVVMAMRHRTLPIEGVQFHPESVLTEGGHLMLANWLSACGHPAALERAPELAAEVDARRLAAFATA
- the pknB gene encoding Stk1 family PASTA domain-containing Ser/Thr kinase encodes the protein MTAQARLLGGRYQVGELLGYGGMAEVHRGRDLRLGRDVAIKMLRTDLARDATFQMRFRREAQNAASLNHPAIVAVYDTGEEIAPTGETLPFIVMEFVNGRTLKEVLGAEGRLQPRRALEICADMAAALEFSHRHGIIHRDIKPGNVMLTQTGQVKVMDFGIARALASGATTMTQTSAVIGTAQYLSPEQARGEAVDARSDVYAGGCVLFELVCGHPPFVGDSPVSVAYQHVREQPPTPSDINPDVTPAIDAIVLKALSKNPLNRYQSAGEMRADLLRAAAGRPVLATPVLREDETTQLAPQAAAAGYPAAGGPATTRQVPARVGDPQRRRTSSWLIAVFAAVGVLAVIALVAALMQNREPEDTRIAVPTMAGKQQAAAVTELRAAGFNPVIGEPVFDSNCTENTVTRQTPPAGTRLERNETVTIQICGGKPEVEIPNGLVNSQFENVEQQLDDLGLDVERKDVNSAQPKGIVTKVTPGEGTKVAEGAEVVVEVSRGNIRQVPNVDGMTRDQAKRELERAGYKVRVVDGEEVPAAQAGRVSGQNPAAGRSLQTGETVTIEVSVEEPEPEPDPTSESPDPPEPTPTPTAPGDGGGEGGGLPRVVSPPARFTD
- a CDS encoding serine/threonine protein kinase, yielding MLSPGVQLGNRYRLDERIASGGMGDVWRGTDQVLGRTVAVKSLLPALMDDPGFAERFRGEARTMATINHPGVVDVYDFGSDQQIAFLVMEYVEGDALAATLNRVGRLTPARTMALVAQAADALHAAHEKGIVHRDVKPGNLLVRPNGTLVLTDFGIARSDMVGQLTAAGSVLGTASYISPEQATGAVATPASDVYALGVVAYQCLAGRRPFEGDNPLEIAMKHVRDNPRALPRDIPPPVRSIVERAMAKDPKARWQSAAALAGVARQAKQLLSQQNRGGGPAGPISAAPASPAAPPPGRAQVPARQQPRPPVSAQPLSPVAQQHGAQQHRPPAAQQHGSPAAQQYRPPAAQQLRPPGMAQQHRPQPALPQPRPPIVARPPAGAHLPGPLAGQPARPQQPQRAPSTPPQGFPPNQHPMPQPPGRPLGYARPPAPQAAPRRSSSAMVLIVILLAAVVLLCSGIVTYSNKMALAGEPAVPSVTVGVLAGGGRDDPAQTPYRRMERILPVDGDTTTSEGRQTR